In a genomic window of Helianthus annuus cultivar XRQ/B chromosome 10, HanXRQr2.0-SUNRISE, whole genome shotgun sequence:
- the LOC110880649 gene encoding extensin-like — MRPRVRGRGKGPMRGGPSSVGPSHRRTPSASFSTSDSHDMWGQPFEPARHSVSLSSSPSFHPSFGPLVPDEPQHSHHSQQSHHSHESYQSYHSLQSHLFHHSDSPYSPGQFNPADYVNDFLGYNPLGPEDHFSQEMEMDDDPDPKMQTRTPGHPISISSGSPFQGSPYSGPDSFQERMGTYDWYFTPSSHSSPAQPPLEDPQLQAVSPPPLSVEEPPQQPPQPPPEPLRRRRNACMFVRGGPRFSSPRGLSSYPPIPEDPQLGGPSNAAPEVNPPQASYAPPQPPMGFDNPIPTYPGSSGYNPYGDPSGYPLGYGTHDPYLTAAQYHHLYPSTYPPMLPTEYPIQGYQYPPYQPPPPQQLQQQQQTQKILERLDKVEHRTKKNKERHNSFMKGLTNLIKGKKK, encoded by the coding sequence ATGCGTCCAAGAGTAAGAGGACGAGGCAAGGGTCCCATGCGTGGGGGACCGTCATCAGTTGGACCATCACACAGACGCACTCCATCGGCATCTTTTTCCACTTCCGACTCTCACGATATGTGGGGTCAACCTTTTGAGCCGGCAAGACACTCGGTCTCGCTAAGCTCATCGCCTTCTTTCCACCCGTCCTTTGGACCACTTGTTCCTGATGAACCTCAGCATTCACACCACTCGCAACAATCTCACCACTCCCATGAGTCTTATCAGTCGTATCATTCTTTGCAATCCCATTTGTTTCACCACTCTGACTCTCCCTACTCCCCGGGACAGTTCAACCCAGCTGACTACGTTAACGATTTTCTTGGCTACAACCCATTGGGCCCTGAGGACCATTTCTCTCAGGAAATGGAGATGGATGATGACCCCGACCCGAAGATGCAAACAAGAACCCCGGGCCATCCTATCAGTATATCTAGTGGGTCTCCGTTTCAGGGATCCCCATACAGTGGGCCTGACTCTTTCCAGGAGAGGATGGGTACCTATGATTGGTATTTTACCCCTTCTTCCCATAGCTCTCCGGCCCAACCGCCTTTGGAAGATCCTCAACTCCAAGCTGTCTCACCACCACCGCTTTCGGTAGAAGAGCCACcgcagcagccaccgcagccaccTCCTGAGCCTCTGAGGCGAAGGAGGAATGCATGCATGTTCGTGCGAGGAGGACCCCGTTTCAGTTCTCCTCGTGGTTTGAGTTCCTATCCCCCTATTCCAGAGGACCCCCAGTTGGGTGGACCCTCAAACGCGGCTCCGGAGGTTAATCCTCCGCAAGCTTCTTATGCACCACCTCAGCCGCCTATGGGTTTTGATAATCCCATCCCAACGTACCCAGGTTCTTCCGGGTACAATCCTTATGGAGACCCGTCGGGGTATCCATTGGGATATGGAACTCACGACCCATATCTTACGGCTGCGCAATATCATCACCTTTATCCTTCTACTTACCCTCCTATGCTTCCAACTGAATACCCGATTCAGGGTTATCAGTATCCTCCGTATCAGCCACCTCCTCCCCAGCAGCTACAGCAACAACAACAAACTCAGAAGATCCTAGAGAGGTTGGATAAGGTCGAGCATAGGACTAAGAAGAACAAGGAGAGGCATAACAGCTTTATGAAAGGCCTCACCAACCTTATTAAGGGGAAGAAGAAGTAG